From Phycisphaerae bacterium, one genomic window encodes:
- a CDS encoding PilT/PilU family type 4a pilus ATPase, whose amino-acid sequence MAEIPIDASPDETTPVVPTGPAVTEPVLEAPDEEGKKKGPSLNKFFKAVIKLKVSDLHLKAGLPAMIRMKGDLRPLQGGPLTGQQIREGIFEVLTEKQKVLYEERGAVDFAYDVGPPGDADRFRVNAFQQRGQMSVAARRVSRDIRNFAELYLPESVEQVTHFHQGMALLAGITGSGKSTTIAAMIDHINKRDPVHIVTIEDPIEYLFTDKRAVINQREIGIDVGDFHDALKYLMREDPDIVLIGEMRDVETFKAAVHAAETGHLVFGTIHASSSSQTISRLLDLFPPDERRSVRQALEFNLKSIICQKLIPSVKEGVPLVPAVEIMYTNASIRKLIREERDNEIVDVIRASYDDGMVDFTEHLRRLVDSGYIDHATAYEAAPNPDELRMALKGIQGRRAAILG is encoded by the coding sequence ATGGCTGAAATCCCGATCGACGCCTCGCCTGATGAAACCACTCCAGTCGTACCCACCGGGCCTGCCGTCACCGAGCCCGTGCTCGAGGCTCCGGACGAGGAGGGCAAGAAAAAGGGCCCGTCGCTGAACAAGTTCTTCAAGGCGGTCATCAAGCTGAAGGTTTCAGACCTGCATCTGAAGGCCGGGCTGCCCGCGATGATCCGCATGAAGGGCGACTTGCGCCCGCTGCAAGGGGGGCCGCTCACGGGCCAGCAAATTCGGGAGGGGATCTTCGAAGTCCTGACCGAGAAGCAGAAGGTTCTGTACGAGGAGCGCGGGGCGGTTGACTTCGCGTACGATGTCGGCCCGCCGGGTGACGCGGACCGGTTCCGCGTCAATGCCTTCCAGCAGCGCGGGCAGATGTCCGTGGCGGCGCGGCGCGTGTCGCGGGACATCCGTAATTTCGCGGAGCTGTACCTGCCCGAATCCGTGGAGCAGGTGACGCACTTCCACCAGGGCATGGCGCTGCTCGCGGGCATCACCGGCTCGGGCAAGAGCACCACCATCGCGGCGATGATCGACCACATCAACAAGCGCGACCCGGTGCACATTGTCACGATCGAGGACCCGATCGAGTACCTGTTCACCGACAAGCGCGCCGTCATCAACCAGCGCGAGATCGGCATCGACGTCGGCGACTTCCACGATGCGCTGAAATACCTCATGCGCGAAGACCCGGACATCGTGCTGATCGGCGAGATGCGCGACGTCGAGACGTTCAAAGCCGCCGTGCACGCGGCCGAGACCGGGCACCTCGTGTTCGGCACGATCCACGCCTCGAGCTCGTCGCAGACCATCTCGCGTCTGCTCGACCTGTTCCCGCCCGACGAGCGCCGCTCGGTCCGCCAGGCGCTGGAGTTCAACCTGAAATCGATCATCTGCCAGAAACTGATCCCCAGCGTCAAGGAGGGCGTGCCGCTCGTGCCGGCAGTGGAGATCATGTACACCAACGCGTCCATCCGGAAGCTGATCCGCGAGGAGCGCGACAACGAGATCGTGGACGTCATCCGGGCGTCCTACGACGACGGCATGGTCGATTTCACGGAGCACTTGCGGCGGCTGGTCGATAGCGGATACATCGACCACGCCACCGCGTACGAGGCCGCCCCGAACCCTGACGAGCTGCGGATGGCGCTGAAGGGCATCCAGGGCCGGCGGGCGGCCATCCTGGGTTAA